The nucleotide window GGCTATGTTCAGGTGCAATTCGCCCTGTCCTTCAAGGATAAGCTGACGCAACTCTTTTTTATATCCGGAAATGATGGTCTGATCCATCTTGTGCAACTCATTCAGCGCCATACCCAGCTTCTCGTCGTCAGCCTGGTTGACAGCTTTGACCGCTACCCTGAACTTGGAGTCGGGATACTCGATAGGCGGGATCCTTTCATCCGAGAATTTCGGCACGTTAAGCGTATGGTTTGTCAGCGTGTTTTTCAGCTTGATGGTAGCACCGATATCACCGGCAACCATCTTGTCGACCTTCTCACGGTTCTTACCGGCGAAGGCATAAACCTGGGAAATCCTTTCCTTGGTTGAGTTGGTGCCGTTGATCATGTCCTCGGCTTCCTTGATCTCGCCGCCATAGATCTTGAAGAAGCTCACTTCGCCAAGGTGCGGTTCAATGGAGGTTTTAAAGACGAAAGCGATGGCCGGATCGGTCGGCTTGCAGGACATTTCCCTTCCTGAGAGGGTTTTAATGGCCGGCATTTCGTTCGGGGCGGAAACGTTGTTGATGATGAATTCCATTAGTCGTCCCACGCCCATATTCTGCTTGGCGTTTATACAAAGCACCGGGAAGATGCCGCGGTTACGCAAGCCAAGGCGCAACCCTTTAAACATTTCCTCTTCAGTCAGCGTACCGTTCTCGAAAAAAGCTTCCATCAGTGTTTCATCGTTAGCGGCCAGGTCTTCGATCAGTTTGGCCTGCAGTTCTTCGGCCTTGCCCTTTTCATTGGCAGGAATATCGAGGATTTCTGCTTTTCCGGTTCCTTCAGGGTACTTGTACATTTTCATCTTCAGCAGGTCGATGATGGAATTAAAGCCATGTCCTGTATTCAGAGGATATTGGCACACAGCTATTCCACCGCTGAACGATTGCTTAAGCTGGTTTACGGTATCGTCGAAATTGGAGTTGTCATGCTCGAGATGATTGATGGCAAAGATCACCGATTTGTGCAATTTCGCACACAGGCGCCAGGTCGTTTCTGTCCCGGGTTCCACCCCGTTCTGGGCATTGACCACAGATATGGCCGCATCAACAACTTTCAATGCTGAGATTACTTCACCGACGAAATCATCGAAACCCGGGGTATCGATAATGTTGATCTTGTAGTTGTTGTAAAGTGAGTATAGGACAGAAGAATAAACTGAGTTCTGACGCTCAATTTCGATATCGCGATAGTCAGATACCGTGTTTTTGTCTTCGATGGATCCCCTGCGGTTGATCACGCCACCTTCGAAGAGCATATCTTCGGCCAGGGTGGTTTTCCCGGTTTTAGCACCGCCGATCAAAGCGATGTTCCTGATCTCGTTGGTTTGAAATACCTTCATTTTCTAATATATTCTGAATGATTACAAGTTAGTTTCCGAATGAGGGTCGCAAAAGTATAAAAAAGCGGGGAATATTCAAAGGGAGGGATGAAAAAAGTAAATTGGCAACTGTCCAACTAAAAATCGCTCAAAGCTACTTTATTCACCATTTGCTTCACAGCCAGCCATTGTGTGTCATTCAGCTTCGGTCCGATCACTTCTATAACCTTCCCGGCGAGGATGGCGCCGATGCGGCCGCATTTGTCGAGGGGAAAACCTTGTGCCATGCCGTAAAGAAACCCGGACGCGTACAGGTCGCCTGCGCCGGTGGTGTCGATGCTGTTGACATCGATAATGCCGATGCTGACCTGGTCTTTACCGCTCCGGATCAATGAGCCTTCTTTCCCGATTTTGATAACGGCGATCTCGCACAACTCCGCCAGTTTCTCCACTGCCGCAAGCGGTTCCTGGCCCGTGAGGCTGCGGGCTTCGTCTTCGTTGGCAAAGACGATGTCGACATATTTCCTAAGCATTTTTTCGAGGAAATCCCGATTCTGGTCAACTACATTATAGCTGGCCATGTCCAGCGATATCTTCATGCCATTTTCACGGGCAAGTTTCAGGGCAGCTTCAAGGAGGGCATGGTTTTGGACGATATAACCTTCAATGTGGAAGAAATCATATTGGGTAAAGAACTCCTGAGACAGATCATGATGATTCAGTTCGACGGCAGCGCCGAGGTAGGTGGCGAAGGTCCGCTCCGTATCCGGGCTGATCAGGGCTATGGCACGTCCGGTTTCCATATGGCTCTGGCTTAAGTGCGCATTGATGCCGGCGCTCACCATATCATCATGGAATACTTTTCCCATCTCGTCTGTCCCTATCTTCCCGATGAAGCCGGTTTCCATACGCATATTAGCCAGTCCGTGTATGGTATTCGCGGCTGAGCCGCCGGAGCGGACCGTTTTTTGAAGGTGAATCGTTTCATCGTAAATTTTACGGGATCTGACGGCATCCACCAGAATCATGCTCCCTTTGGGAAGCCCGAATTGGAGGAGATAATCGTCATGGTCCAGCCGGGTCATGATATCTACCAGCGCGTTTCCCATTCCTAATAATTTCGCCATCAGCTTTCCTTATGAATAGATCAGGGGGCAAAGTTACAATTTCCGGGCAAATGGATCAGAATTGTATTCTCCAGGTGGCCATCGGATAGAATCCCATTGAAAAAACCTGCACAATTTCCCCAGTAACCACATCAATACGGTATTGGTCGATGTTGGTATAGTTGCTCCGGTATTGCAGGTCGAACAGGAGCATGATGTTGGCATGTTTGACATTCCTGCGGTAGCCAATCCTCAGGCTGCCCCGGATGAAGTCGTCGAAGCGGACACTGTAAGCATTCTCCCAGTCGTAAACCACCTGTCCTTCAGCAACTGTCTTTTCCGGATCAAAGGGAAGATAGGGTCTTCCCCCGGTCCAGGTAGCCCGGAGTCCAAGAATGAAGAATTGGTTCTTCAGTCTTCCAAAGGGCAGTTCGTAACCTCCAACCGCGTTGAAAACATACCGGTTATCAAACGCTGTGGTGCGCTCCACATCGTCATAGCCCCGGTAGTAGGACCTGTACAGTGATGCTGTAAAGAGAAAATAATAGTTCCTGTGCAGGAAACGCTCCAGGGTCAGGTCGAGGCCATAGTTAGAACCACTGCCCCGGCTGACCAGGCTGTCGTATCGCAGGATATAGTATTCAATACCCTCATTCAGCACGGAATACTGTGGAATGCTTTCTTTGACCGGGATCTGGTAAAGATACTGGTAATAGGCCTCTGCCTTAAAACGCATGTATTCCATGATCAAATAGTCATATCCTAATACCGCATGCATACTTCGCATGAAGTCCAGGTCCAGGTTGGTCATGACATACTGCCCTTCGGATACAGGCGACTGGGTGAAGTACATCATGGCCGGGACCATCTGGCTGTGCAGGCCGAAGCCGCCACTGAGCGAACTCACCGGTGTGAGATCCCATTTCAGGCTTAGCCTGGGCTCCAGTGCGAACGAGTTGTTCAGGGTAAAGTATTGGAAATGTCCGCCAAGCGAGGAGGTCACTTTCGGACCGAAACGGTGCTGGAATCCGGCATAGGCCCTGAAAAGTCCCGTGTTCTGATCAGCGTCTGTGTCATAGATATAGTTGCGATGCACATACTGGCTGTCGATAAAACTGACCATATACAAATCATAACTGATCCCGGCATCCAGGCTGCTCCTCGAACTGAATTTCTTCCTCATGTGGAAAGAGGCGGATGCTTTGTTCTCCCGTGACCTTTCCCCCGCCCAGTGGAACGGTTTTACGGAAGTAAGATCAAATGTATCGATGGTAGTTTCGATACCGGAGGTCATGAAAGATAAAAAACTCTGGAAACGGGTGTTTTCGTTGACGAAATAAATATGAGAAAGTCCGAGGGAGGCAAGACGGGAACTGGACAGGAGATCTTCGCCGTGGCCGGTGAAAAGCCATTTTTTCGGGTCTTTATTGGAATCTTTCAGGCTTATGCTGCTGAACCCTCCCAATCCGGTCACAGTGAAAATCCCGGCCTTTTTTGTCGGAAAGTGAAGCTTGAACGACAGGTCCTGGTAGTTGGCGCTTTCTTTCAATTTCACGCCGATGGCTTCTAATAATCCGGTGAAGGAGTATCTGTAGGAGGCAAGATAGGAGGAATTGTTTCCTTTTCTGAACGGCCCTTCCAGTCCGAATTCCAGGCCGTTGAAGCTCAACTCCCCCCAGTACTCCCGGCTGATTGAATTCCCGTTGCGCAGGTGAATGTCGAAGATGCCGCTGAGGGCGTTACCGTATTCAGCAGGAAAAGCTCCGGTAAGAAAGTCGGAATTGGCAAGCAGGTTTGTATTCAGGATGGTGACCGGGCCCCCCGTAGTACCCGTGGCCCCGAAGTGGTTCGGGTTGAGTATCTCCATGCCGTCGATCCGGTACTTCAGGCTGTAAGGTGAGTTGCCGCGGATGATGATGTCGTTGCGGTTATCGCGGGTGCTCACCACCCCGGCGTAATTCGCCGCCATGCGCGCCGGATCCCCGTAGCTTCCGGCATACCGGCTGGTTTCATCGATGGTGAAGGAACGTGCGCTGATGAGTGCCATCGGGTTTACCGGCTGGTCTTTCCGCTGTTGCGCAATGATCTCCACCTCCCGGCCCTGGATGGGGATTTCCTCCATTTCAATCTTCAGCACCAGCTCCTTTCCAGCCGTAACCATCTGGTTATCAAGGATGATGGTCCTGTATCCGATATAACTGATTTGTATGCGGTGCCTGCCGGTTGGAACATTGGTGATGATGAAGCTTCCTTCCTGGTCGGTGGAGGAGCCCATTACCGGATCAGTTGTGAGCACAGTGACATTGGCCCCGGGCAGCGACGACTGCGACGTCTTATCCACCACGGTCCCATGGATAGACTGCATCGGCATCTCCTGGGCAAAGAGTTGTCCCTGGATGAATATCAGGAGGATTGAAATACTAAATTTGGTAAGTGACCTGTTGGATATCATATTTCCAAATTACTTCATTTCCAAATTAAACTCCTCCAACTTCTCCCACGCTAAACTGACAAATTTTTCCCCGTCCCAATTCATCCTTGCGCGATAAAAGGTCTCGGCGAAAAATGCATACCGGGAACTCCGTTCGGGGTTTCGCACTATAAAAGTGGCTGTCTCCGGGGCGATGTTGTATTTTTTGACGATTTCTCCGGCCAGGATTTCGATCATATCCGTCACAGAGCTGCCTGGGTTGGATTCATAAAGTTCGGTAAGGATTATCAGTGCAGCAGGATCATTTCTCCTGATCATGATCCCGCAGTGAGATGGCATCTCCCATTTCCCGGCGAAATGAAAGATATCCGCGACGTATTTCTGCTGATTATCCATGATCCATCATCGCTCGATGAATTTTCCAAAACTCATTTTCGCCAGGTCCCTCCGTGGCATACGGTAAGTGCCTTGCCGCCGCTCCTTTTCGATCACCCGCATGATCAGTTTGAACATCTTCTGCTCCTGGGTTTCGTGCTGGTAGAACTTCTCCCAGGCATAGAAGTAAAGCTCCTGCAACCGGTCCGGCGACATATGCAGTGGCTGGAACACTACCTTGCCGGCGTTGTAATTGTTCCAGTCACGATCGATAATGCGGCCATCGCGTTCCATGTCGTCCCATACCTTCGTATGCCGGAAGGGTGTCAATACGGTGAATTCAGCGAGGTCCAGGTCAACTTCAAGCAGGAAATCGATCAACCGCAGGATGTCGTCTTCCGTCTGATTGTCCATCCCTAAAAGGACGGTGGCCTCTACCGCAATGCCAAAATCGTGGTAACGCCGGATCCTGTTGCGGATGTAATCCGAATCGTCGATCACGGCCTGGTAAACATACCAGGCTCCTGCCTGCGCGGCAAGCTCAAGAATTTCCGGATCATCATCAATCGTATGGCTGCACCAGTTCTTTTTGAAAGGGATCATCATCCGGAATAGCTCTTTCTCCCATTCCTTATCCTGTGCCAGGGAATTGTCGACCAGGAAAAGCCGGTTGTTCTCTATTGCGTCCAGTTCCTCGGCGACTTTATCGAATGGGCGTGGCCTGAATTGGCGCCCGCCCAAAAATGAAGCGGCACATGGATAACAACTGAAACGGCATCCACGGGATGCCTGGAACAGGTCCACCATCCGGATACCCTTATGATAGTAAAGATCATCGTTCAGAATGCTGCGCCTTGCCGGGCCGATCAGAGAAACATCCGGAGGATGAGGGAGGTAGTTATAAAGTTTTTTGAGCTGTTCTTCCCGGAAATCGTCCAAAACCGCCTCCATCCTTCCTTCTGCCTCACCGAGAAAAACGCTGTCAGCATGCTCTATGGTCTCTTCAGCATGCAGCATGGTGGCCACCCCGCCGAAAATGACCTTCACCCCGCGGCTGCGGTACTCATCTGCAATTTCCCAGCCTCTGCGTATCTGTGCGGTGATCATGACCGAAATGCCCACCAGGTCTGCCGGATCATCATAGCTGAACGATTGCAGGTTTTCGTCGATGAAATCAATGGTCACTTCATCCGGTAGTGTTGCAGCAAAGGCAGCAGGGCCGAGGGGAGGCAGGATAAAGGGTGTCTGGCTCTCAAGTTTGGTCCATTTGGGATATATCAGTCGGAAGATCATCGTTAAGGTTTGTAATGGTAGTGTTCAAATTGCTTTTTCATCATATGATATACCTGCGCTTTTTGGGCATCATCAAAATTATAGGAATTTTTTTTGAAATCCCTTGTCTTTTCTATAAAAGATCGGATACGGCCCTCCAAATTGCCGGTGAACTCCAGTCCAAGGGCCTTGTATATCCCTTTTACCTCTGCCACAGGATCCGTTTCCAGAGCCTCATAACTTATTTCACAATATCTTGCGTCCGGAAGTGCGGCCAGGTCTCGTTCAATCACCGAATAAAACTTTATCAGCCCTTCGGTGATCTCCTTCAGTTCAGGAAAGTACGGCTTGCCTTTCAACTGGTTATCCCTGGCCATAACTTTCCAGAGATGCAGCGAAGAGGCCACCACTTTGTACGGATGGCGGTGAAGATGGATGAACCTTGCCCTGGGAAAGGTCTCGCAGAGAAAGGGAATACGCAGGGAATGTGCCGGGTTTTTCAGCAGCACGATTCTTCCGGAATCCCGGCGGATTTTGGTGTAAAAAGCCGTTAATTGCCCCTTCCACATCTCCTTCTTTTCTTCTTCAGGGTTAAAATCCTTAAAATCATTGATGAAATACCCGGGTTCCCCGGGAAAAATAATTTTCAGCAACGGTGAGTCAAGGGTAAGCTTCACTAAAGCAAATTCATCCTCCTGGGCATCATCAAAGCCCAGCCTCACATTGTCCATCGGCCGTTTGCCGATCAGCGCCCCCATGATGGGCCGGAAATATCGTTCCGACACCAGGAAACTCTCAGGGAAGACGGCCTGGAAGAAAGTAGGGGTGACGAACTGTTTATCCAGGGCGAGAATCTGGTGCAGGAACGTGGAGCCGGTGCGCCAATGACCGATGATGATCACCGGATCATCCGGCACCGTGCAGGATTTTAGCTTTTCACCATAAACCTTTTTTTCGCGCATGGCGTGGAACGAAGCCCAGAAAGCATTCTGAAGGATAAAAAGCAATCTTCCGATGTTCCGGGGTGAAGGGGTGAAACCGTGCTTCCGCAATAATGTCATGAGTGGTCCCATGCGGATGCCGGTGAGGATGTAGGAATGCATGCAGCCGTATGGTCAGAGCCCTTTTTCTTTGATCAGGAATTCGGCGATGCTGTCAATGGATTCAAGGACATTGCGTGCAACATTCTGGTCGGCGATACGCACCTGGTACTTCTCCTGGATAGCCATCACGAGTTCAATTCCGTCGATGGAATCCAGGTTCAGGATATTTTCTGCTGAGAACAGCGGCACGGAGTCCGGCACTTGTTCCGCACGAATATTTTTGATATTCAGTGTCTGGATGATGAGTTCCTTGATCTCCGTTTTCAACAATGTGGTCTCTACAGCCGTCATTTATCAGAGTGTTTATTTAACCAATCTATAAAGCTCATTAAAGAATTTCTGTTCTTCGTCGGCCTGGGCGTAAATCATCATACTGAGTTCTTTGATCCGTTCCGGGCCAAGGTCCCGGCTCTTTCCGATTTTGGCTGCAAAGTAAGAAATATTCCGCCACTTGTCACCAATTTCCATCATTTCTTTCGACATAGTTTTCAAACGGTCATCTTTTGTAATGGCAGCGGCCTGCTGAAGAAAAGTGGCATACATGTAACGAAAGCCGCCTCCGCCTGTCCCCTGGTCTTCCATGAAAATATTGATCTTCATCACCCGGTCTGAAAGATCCTCAATATCCCTGGCAATGGCAGGCCATTCATTCAACTTTCTGGCAAACATCCGTATTCCTTTTACGCCGAGAAAAGGTACAGGTAGCCGGGTCATGTTGAATGCCGCTCTTTTAATACCTGTTATGATAGGCTTTTCAAGATCAATGTTATCAGGGATATGGTCTGTGTAAAACATGTACCCTTTGGGAGCCATCATACCACCGGCAAAACGGGCCGTCAGCATCTTTTGCTTGTCGAGCACGGATTTCTGCTTGTAATAGCTGTCACTCACAAGGTATTTGCTCCCATTCACCCCGAATACGATGACATAATGCGCATTGATATGTACCCGCTGCCAATCTGCCATATAATCCATATAAAAGAAATCAACCTGCACGGCGGTGGGATGCCCCTGCCGGATGGCTTCGTCCAGGGCGGCCTCTCCCTCTTCCGGAGAGCGGAAGTGCTGCTCATGGAACTTCACACCCAGCCGTTTTGAGATCTTTTTACGGATATTCCCGGGCTTGCTGCGCAGGATGAACATCGGAAAGGGTAGATCAGATGATTTGAGGTAGCCAAAAAATATCCCGCCCGATATCCCGAAAACCAATGGCTCCGTAATTGACATCCCCGCATGGTTCAGTAATGCTGTCACAGTACCTGTTTCACAATGCGCCGCCATCTTGTGCTCGAATGGAATTTCTGTCGCGTTCATTTAGTGAATATTAATTTCTTTTATTTGCTCAACTGTAATCCCAAAGACTATTGCATATTTCTGAAGGGTAACATCATCCAGCTTTGCAAAAACATCGGGCCTGAAATGCTTGCGGAGCTTCCGCTTGCTGATCCCCACCCTCCTGGCCAGGTCGCCAGGGCCCATATCCTGCATCAACATGTAATAAAATACCGGGCTGATATTTCCCTCCTTCAGTTCTTCGTGTAATGCCTTGTCAAGGTTTTCTTTCTTCAGATAAAAATCGCTCAGAAAATGCTTCACCACATAAGAGCCGCTTTTGATCGCATCATACGACTCATCCTCCTTCTCTGCGAACAGGATCATCTCGTAATTTTTACTATCGATATAAAGGTCTTTTTCTTTCATCCCGGTTGTTTGTGCATCGTTCTATCAGGTTGATTCATCTTAATAGGTCCTGGTTAAGAATCAGCTTTTCTTCATCGCAAAAGTAAGGAGTTTCTTTACAAATTCAAGTGGTTGGAAATTGGATATTATTTTTTTACGGCTTCCAGGACCGAGAAAGGTGCAATGGTGCGGATGATCTTTGCCAGTCGAAATCCTGACCGGCTACAGAGGTCTGCAAATTCCTCTTTTGTTCTTTCTTTGCCTCCCTCAGTTCCGGTCATCATCAGCAAATCGACCAGCTTGCCGAAGGAAGGTTTATTATCAGGTTCTGTAATCGTTTCCAGGATGATCAGCTTTCCGTTCGGAGCCATCACAGAATGGACCTTTCTGAGCAATTTCAGGCAATCCTCATCACTAAATGCATGAAGAATATTTTTCATGAAATAGGCATCGGCGCTTGCCGGAATATCATTGAAAAAATTTCCGCAAACAATCCGGAATCTTTCCTGCAAGACCGGTTCCCTGATCATTTCTTTTACCTGACCGGCCACATGATGCTGGTCAAACAGGATCCCCTGCATATCACTGTATTTTTCAAGAATGCGATCCAGCAGGATTCCGTGCCCGCCTCCCACATCGACAAGTGTCTTAATGCCCTTGAAATCATAAGCCGAGAGAAGCGCCAGGGCAACCAGGCTTGAGGAATTGTCCATCGCCTTGTTATAAATTTCATTCTTTGCAGGGTTCCCTTCCAGGTATTGAAAAATCCCTTTCCCGAGCATTTTGCGTGTATTACCTTCACCGGTCCGGATACACTCCGTGAAGTGCGTGAACAAAGTCATGTTGGTTTCGCCGAATTGATGCAGGATCATATATTTCATCGAGTTGTCACCTTCTTTCAGAGCATACGAAAGGTGCGTATTCACAAACATTTTGCCCGGCAATTCCATAAAAATCCCTTCCCCCGCCAGGGTTCTCATCAGGCGGTAAAGGTATGCATCATTCGTACTGCTCAGGGCGGCCAGTTCAGTGATGCTTTTCGGGCCGGAAGCCAGGTGATCGGCCAGGTTCAGTTCACAGGCAGCGACAATGGCCCTTGAAACCCAGAAACCCTGTGCTTTCTCATAAACAGCCATCGGAGGTGGAATCAGGCGGTCTGAAATCTTCATCAGTATCCTTCTGATGCGCAGACCCATGAAGTATAGGAACTGGTGAGGAAATTCCGGAAGATCTGTTCTCTTTTTCATATTGCTTCTTTCGTTCAACTTGGAAATGAAAGCAGGATAAAACTGTGATGGATCCCTTTGAAATGGTTATAGATCAGGATATTCCTGATGTCATGCCGGTTTTCAATGGTTTTTATCCTTAGGATGTCCGGAACAGCTTGTTGTTTAAGCGCTTTCACAGCAGCCCATGTGGCAAAGGCCGTGGAAGTAAGGTATTCCCCGCAAAGATGCTTCCAGGCAGCCTGGTTAAAACCTGAAGGGAACACCCTGGAAAGAACATCCCGGTAAACCGTGTCGCCATCCAGGTCCCCGTTAAGACCGGTAAATACCCAATCGATCATTCCGGGCTCCAGGCCGTTCCTTTCCAGGCACAACAGGGCATTTGCAGCAATCATTTCAGTGTTTTCCGTTGAAAAGAGGGTCATCACATCTTTCAACACTGCGTATGTTTTGTCCGATGCATAGTCCTGGAGAAAGAAGAAGGTGAAACCTTCCCCGGCAATGGTGCCTTCCGCTTCGGTATCAAACAGCCGCAGGTTGTTCACTGCTTGCCGCCGCCAGCGGTGAAGGCGGTCGGTGAGGATAAACTGGTTGGCAGTGATCTCGTCAAAACCACCGGTGAGGACGTTCCGGCTGTCGCCGCTTTTCAGGCCCAGGATGCCGTCCAGCAGGGCATGCTCAAAGGCAAAACTGCCATGGGCATAAGCCATGTTATAAGCACAGTTGTTCAGCAGCATGGCGATCTGGGCACCGACCACGTTGTGGGTCGACTGTATGAAAGGGGTTGGCGGAAGCAGGCTTTCCTTGTTCCTGTATAAGGAAAGCAGGAATTTCTCCGAATCCAGCACGCTGCCCCAGCCCGAACCGGTGATGATGGCATCGGGCCGCTGGTTTCCGGCATCGTCCAGGCAGATCTTTGCCGCTATCCATCCCAGCCGGATCAGCCGGCTCATCCGCCGCAGGTATTTCTCATCCAGCCCGGGGTCAACCTCCGGTTCGAGGCATTGCAGCATCCTGCCATCATAATCCTTCACCTCGTCAAGAAATGAGGCGCAGTCCCAGGTCTTTTGGGGGGATACATTGCCTATGCCGTTGATATAGATCTTCATCTCAGATGCTTGAAAACACGAGTGAGGTGTTGTTGCCCCCGAAGCCGAAGGAGTTCGACAGCACGTGGCGAATCCCGGAGCCCTGGATGGCATGCCGGGCAGGAAAAAAGCCAAATTCCTTCATCGGGGTGTTAAAATTCAGGTTTGGCCAGACGGTGTCGTGCCGGATGCTCAGGATGGAAAATACCGCCTCCACCGCACCCGATGCGCCCAGGAGATGTCCGGTGAAAGGCTTGGTGGAGCTGAAAGGGGGGATTTTTTCTCCAAACAGGGTCAGCATCCCCATTCCTTCTGAAAGATCGTTGTTGATGGTGGCCGTGCCGTGCATATTGATATAGCTGATGTCTCCCGGTTCCAGGCCGCCGCGTTCCAGGGCAAGCTTCATCGCCAGGTGCGGCCCGGTACCTTCCGGGGAAAGAGCTGTCTGATGATGGGCATCCGTGGAATTCCCGTAACCGCTCAGCTCACAGAGCGGTAATCGCGGGCCGGTCCTGTCTTCCGCTTCCAGGACAAGATACGCTGCCCCTTCTCCGAGGTTCAGCCCGTTGCGTAGTTCGTCGAAAGGTTTGCAGGGCTCCCTGTCGTAGATCATAAGGGTATTGAAGCCATTGATGGTAAAGATAGAGAGCGCATCTGCCCCCCCGGCAATCACCCGGTCGAGCATCCCTGCCCGGATAAGCCGGGCCCCGGTCATGATCACGTTGGCGGATGATGAGCAGGCCGTGTTGATAGTGGAGACAAAATCTTTGATCCCGAGGTGCCGGGCGATCCTTTCGGTGCTTTCACTGCTTTCGTTGGCCTCGATCCAGGCATTGCGGCTGTCGTTTTCAAG belongs to Bacteroidales bacterium and includes:
- a CDS encoding acetylserotonin O-methyltransferase, with amino-acid sequence MKKRTDLPEFPHQFLYFMGLRIRRILMKISDRLIPPPMAVYEKAQGFWVSRAIVAACELNLADHLASGPKSITELAALSSTNDAYLYRLMRTLAGEGIFMELPGKMFVNTHLSYALKEGDNSMKYMILHQFGETNMTLFTHFTECIRTGEGNTRKMLGKGIFQYLEGNPAKNEIYNKAMDNSSSLVALALLSAYDFKGIKTLVDVGGGHGILLDRILEKYSDMQGILFDQHHVAGQVKEMIREPVLQERFRIVCGNFFNDIPASADAYFMKNILHAFSDEDCLKLLRKVHSVMAPNGKLIILETITEPDNKPSFGKLVDLLMMTGTEGGKERTKEEFADLCSRSGFRLAKIIRTIAPFSVLEAVKK
- a CDS encoding beta-ketoacyl synthase chain length factor — protein: MKIYINGIGNVSPQKTWDCASFLDEVKDYDGRMLQCLEPEVDPGLDEKYLRRMSRLIRLGWIAAKICLDDAGNQRPDAIITGSGWGSVLDSEKFLLSLYRNKESLLPPTPFIQSTHNVVGAQIAMLLNNCAYNMAYAHGSFAFEHALLDGILGLKSGDSRNVLTGGFDEITANQFILTDRLHRWRRQAVNNLRLFDTEAEGTIAGEGFTFFFLQDYASDKTYAVLKDVMTLFSTENTEMIAANALLCLERNGLEPGMIDWVFTGLNGDLDGDTVYRDVLSRVFPSGFNQAAWKHLCGEYLTSTAFATWAAVKALKQQAVPDILRIKTIENRHDIRNILIYNHFKGIHHSFILLSFPS
- a CDS encoding beta-ketoacyl-[acyl-carrier-protein] synthase family protein, which codes for MAKRVFVTGCGIITSIGNNLEENLKSLTSGRSGIGKITLLETVHRNALPAGEIRLRDEELARILGIKLREGLTRTALLGMIAAEEAVRNAGINLHDGLRTGLISGSTVGGMVATEKYYPDFLENDSRNAWIEANESSESTERIARHLGIKDFVSTINTACSSSANVIMTGARLIRAGMLDRVIAGGADALSIFTINGFNTLMIYDREPCKPFDELRNGLNLGEGAAYLVLEAEDRTGPRLPLCELSGYGNSTDAHHQTALSPEGTGPHLAMKLALERGGLEPGDISYINMHGTATINNDLSEGMGMLTLFGEKIPPFSSTKPFTGHLLGASGAVEAVFSILSIRHDTVWPNLNFNTPMKEFGFFPARHAIQGSGIRHVLSNSFGFGGNNTSLVFSSI